One Candidatus Bathyarchaeota archaeon genomic window carries:
- a CDS encoding right-handed parallel beta-helix repeat-containing protein, which yields MIIKNVLASGISALMLLSVVFGVALNVSKVRGGGIIYIRADGSVEGTDKIQRVGNVYTFTDNINDSIVVEKDNIIIDGAGYALQGTWGIGLNLAYRSNVTIKSIVIKNFDYGIYFFCSQNNIISGNTITNNGIGVWLYASSNNSISGNNIANNGIGLYLEDSSSNKFHHNNFINNTHQVYDYSWDHNLCPPSINVWDKGYPSGGNYWSDYAGVDLYSGPYQNETGSDEIGDTPYIIDNNNRDRYPLIPEFSINIIPPLALAMLTSIAIITREKKTKNRM from the coding sequence ATGATTATAAAAAATGTTTTGGCTTCTGGCATTTCAGCATTGATGCTTCTGTCAGTAGTGTTTGGCGTAGCTTTAAATGTTTCCAAGGTTCGTGGTGGCGGAATCATATATATTAGAGCTGACGGTTCAGTTGAGGGGACGGATAAGATTCAGCGGGTTGGGAACGTCTACACTTTCACTGATAACATCAACGATAGTATTGTCGTTGAAAAAGACAACATAATAATTGATGGGGCAGGCTACGCCCTTCAAGGAACATGGGGAATTGGACTAAATTTGGCTTACAGAAGCAATGTAACCATCAAAAGCATCGTAATCAAAAATTTTGATTATGGCATCTATTTCTTCTGTTCACAAAACAATATAATCTCTGGAAACACTATAACAAACAACGGGATTGGCGTCTGGCTCTACGCATCCTCGAACAACAGCATTTCCGGAAACAACATAGCAAACAATGGGATTGGCCTCTATCTCGAGGATTCCTCAAGCAACAAGTTTCACCATAACAACTTTATTAATAACACGCATCAAGTCTACGATTATTCATGGGATCACAATCTATGTCCTCCATCGATAAATGTTTGGGACAAGGGTTATCCAAGCGGTGGAAACTATTGGAGCGACTACGCTGGTGTTGACCTTTACAGTGGCCCCTACCAGAATGAAACTGGAAGCGACGAAATAGGCGACACACCATACATAATTGACAACAATAACCGAGATCGTTATCCACTTATACCAGAATTCTCAATAAACATAATACCACCTCTTGCATTAGCTATGCTTACATCAATCGCAATAATTACTAGGGAAAAGAAAACTAAAAATCGAATGTGA
- the thpR gene encoding RNA 2',3'-cyclic phosphodiesterase produces the protein MPGTIRSFIAFDIENTNVLENIAKMQRILVGAGADLKLVEPKKVHITLRFLGNITPATVDKVYEAMCKIQFSPFTIKLHGLGAFPNQRNPRVIWAGIREGSTQLRGIFEQLEPSLRDLGFAPDPKGFSPHLTIARVRSGRNKAQLTRCLMENANFDFGIIEASCLRLKRSDLTPKGPIYTTLREYCPKC, from the coding sequence ATGCCTGGAACAATAAGGAGTTTCATAGCTTTCGACATCGAGAACACCAACGTCTTAGAGAACATTGCAAAAATGCAGAGGATTTTAGTTGGGGCGGGTGCAGATTTAAAGCTTGTTGAACCTAAAAAGGTTCACATAACCCTGCGTTTTTTAGGAAACATAACACCAGCTACTGTGGACAAGGTTTATGAGGCAATGTGTAAAATTCAATTTTCTCCTTTTACCATTAAGCTTCACGGGCTGGGTGCTTTTCCAAATCAGCGGAACCCCCGAGTTATTTGGGCCGGGATAAGGGAGGGCTCCACGCAACTTCGAGGAATCTTCGAACAGTTAGAGCCTTCTCTTCGTGATTTAGGTTTTGCCCCAGACCCAAAAGGCTTCAGTCCCCACTTAACAATTGCCCGTGTAAGGTCTGGACGGAACAAAGCACAGCTTACAAGATGTCTAATGGAAAATGCAAACTTTGACTTCGGCATTATTGAAGCCAGCTGTTTAAGGCTTAAAAGAAGCGACTTAACGCCCAAAGGACCTATTTATACAACACTCAGAGAATACTGTCCAAAATGCTGA
- the cca gene encoding CCA tRNA nucleotidyltransferase codes for MQSALEKVCKIVLEKITPNLEEYEKTESLAQMLEKRVKEAAEYFGVKATVRLEGSVAKDTWLSGEPDIDIFMRLPPSIPRANLGEVALKIARKATEGARQVERFAEHPYLEAFVDNVRVNIVPCYEVQRGEWLSATDRTPYHTDYVKKCLKPHMHGEVRLLKRFMKGIGVYGAEIKVGGFSGYLCELLVLHYGSFAEVLKAFAQWTKRIVIDIEKHFKGREDELPLLFNEPLVIVDPVDMGRNVAAAVHPQKLYTFVAAARAFLEKPSLKFFYPPETKPLNVEELKATLQKRGSTLLFIVFGKVNAVPDVLWGQLYKSQRSLAKLLETNDFAILRHTAWSDEENLNTFIFELESHSLPRVKKHLGPPLEKIADCERFLAKYVANSETISGPYIDDGRWVVEIKRKCTDAVTLLTESLKDSGGRSAGVAREIAKILNEGFRIFVNEEITEVYVQNGEFAKFLTDFLQGKPKWLENA; via the coding sequence ATGCAAAGTGCGTTAGAAAAAGTTTGCAAAATCGTTTTGGAGAAAATAACCCCAAACCTGGAGGAGTATGAAAAAACAGAGAGCTTGGCGCAAATGCTGGAAAAGCGGGTTAAGGAAGCGGCGGAATATTTTGGCGTAAAAGCAACAGTACGACTTGAAGGTTCTGTGGCCAAGGACACTTGGCTCAGCGGAGAGCCAGACATAGATATTTTCATGCGTTTGCCCCCGAGTATACCTCGTGCCAACCTCGGCGAAGTTGCCCTAAAAATAGCTAGAAAAGCTACGGAGGGAGCGAGACAAGTGGAAAGATTTGCGGAACACCCGTACCTTGAGGCGTTTGTAGACAATGTGCGAGTTAACATTGTGCCCTGCTATGAAGTTCAGCGCGGGGAATGGCTAAGCGCCACAGACCGCACACCCTACCACACGGATTACGTGAAAAAATGTTTAAAGCCGCATATGCATGGCGAAGTTCGCCTCTTGAAAAGATTCATGAAGGGTATAGGTGTCTACGGCGCAGAAATAAAAGTGGGAGGTTTCAGTGGCTATTTGTGTGAGCTCTTAGTTCTTCACTATGGCTCTTTTGCAGAGGTTTTAAAGGCGTTTGCTCAATGGACAAAGCGGATAGTCATAGACATAGAAAAGCATTTTAAGGGCAGAGAGGACGAATTGCCACTGCTCTTTAACGAGCCTTTAGTGATCGTTGACCCAGTGGACATGGGACGAAACGTTGCTGCAGCCGTTCATCCTCAAAAGCTTTATACTTTTGTGGCTGCGGCCCGCGCATTTCTGGAAAAGCCGAGCCTAAAATTCTTTTATCCGCCTGAAACAAAGCCGTTAAATGTTGAAGAACTGAAGGCGACGCTGCAAAAACGTGGTTCCACATTGCTCTTTATAGTTTTCGGTAAGGTTAACGCTGTTCCAGATGTTTTATGGGGGCAACTTTATAAGTCCCAACGTTCATTGGCAAAACTTCTGGAAACAAACGATTTCGCAATATTACGGCATACTGCTTGGAGTGATGAGGAAAATCTAAACACTTTCATTTTTGAACTTGAAAGCCACAGTCTTCCACGAGTCAAAAAACATCTTGGGCCACCGCTGGAAAAAATCGCGGACTGTGAAAGATTTTTGGCTAAATATGTCGCCAACTCGGAGACGATTTCTGGGCCATACATTGATGACGGAAGATGGGTTGTTGAAATCAAGCGAAAATGCACAGACGCGGTTACACTTTTGACTGAGAGCCTTAAAGACAGTGGTGGAAGAAGCGCCGGTGTAGCCAGAGAGATAGCCAAAATATTGAACGAGGGTTTCAGAATTTTTGTGAACGAGGAAATAACTGAGGTTTACGTCCAAAACGGCGAATTTGCAAAATTCTTGACAGACTTTCTTCAAGGCAAGCCTAAATGGCTAGAAAACGCCTAA
- a CDS encoding undecaprenyl-diphosphate phosphatase → MSVIQGFTEWLPISSTGHLKICENLLGLKVPLLFDVVLHVGTLIVVLAFFRNDIAATLRALTNLDFKTEHGRLIPLIIVGTVPTAAIGWFFYEFLEHVFHELSVTATAFVVCGVFLWLTKIGRERFTDIHYKEALSIGIAQGLAVVPGLSRSGLTIAVALLLGVKCEKAFKFSFLLSIPAVVGALALTLYREHNMLFTSTFGLFEFSVGAVVVMIVGYLVLKLLWKVLARRKFHFFAIYCWLLGIALLSTTF, encoded by the coding sequence TTGAGTGTGATTCAAGGCTTTACGGAATGGCTTCCCATATCAAGCACTGGACATTTGAAAATTTGCGAAAATCTTCTCGGCTTGAAAGTTCCGCTGCTTTTTGATGTTGTTTTGCACGTTGGAACACTGATTGTTGTTCTGGCTTTCTTTAGAAACGATATTGCAGCCACTCTGAGGGCGCTTACAAATTTAGACTTCAAAACCGAGCATGGAAGGCTAATCCCCCTCATAATTGTTGGCACTGTGCCAACAGCGGCTATAGGATGGTTTTTCTATGAATTTTTGGAACATGTTTTTCATGAACTTTCAGTTACAGCCACGGCTTTTGTTGTCTGCGGTGTTTTTCTCTGGTTAACAAAAATTGGAAGAGAAAGATTCACTGACATCCATTATAAAGAAGCTCTCTCGATAGGGATTGCACAAGGTTTGGCCGTTGTTCCCGGGCTTTCAAGAAGCGGGTTAACCATTGCCGTTGCACTTCTGCTTGGGGTTAAGTGTGAAAAAGCGTTTAAATTCTCCTTTTTATTGTCGATTCCGGCAGTTGTTGGAGCATTGGCTTTGACTCTTTATAGGGAGCATAATATGCTGTTCACATCAACGTTTGGTTTATTTGAGTTTTCTGTTGGAGCAGTTGTAGTCATGATCGTCGGTTATTTAGTCTTAAAACTGCTTTGGAAAGTTTTAGCGAGAAGAAAATTCCACTTTTTCGCCATTTACTGTTGGCTTTTAGGTATTGCTCTGCTTTCAACCACATTTTAG
- a CDS encoding DNA-directed RNA polymerase, with protein sequence MSSKEMHKAVCSDCGMECEVPFVPDPSRPVYCRACWMKRRDRRRRY encoded by the coding sequence ATGTCTAGTAAAGAAATGCATAAGGCGGTCTGCTCCGACTGTGGCATGGAATGTGAGGTTCCCTTCGTTCCAGACCCAAGCAGACCAGTCTACTGCCGAGCATGCTGGATGAAAAGAAGAGACCGGAGAAGAAGGTACTAG
- a CDS encoding universal stress protein, with the protein MFKKILVPLDGSEHSMRALDIAIQIAKKFESKITLIHIYSIGVRPFFVPEPTTFVPSIPMVTPAEYSRVAEAVREAGAKILAEGAKRVRAEGMEVETVLLEGHVVHEIVKAAKECKFDLIVIGARGLSRIREILLGSVSDGVIRNASCPVLVTK; encoded by the coding sequence TTGTTTAAAAAAATTCTTGTTCCTTTGGACGGTTCTGAACACTCTATGAGGGCTTTGGACATTGCCATACAAATAGCTAAAAAGTTCGAAAGTAAGATCACGTTGATCCACATTTATTCCATTGGTGTCAGACCATTTTTTGTGCCGGAACCGACGACTTTTGTTCCAAGTATTCCGATGGTGACTCCAGCTGAATATTCTAGGGTTGCTGAAGCAGTCAGAGAAGCTGGTGCAAAAATTTTAGCCGAGGGCGCAAAAAGGGTGAGGGCTGAAGGCATGGAAGTTGAAACTGTGTTATTAGAAGGTCACGTAGTCCACGAGATAGTTAAAGCGGCCAAAGAATGCAAATTCGACTTGATTGTCATAGGTGCAAGGGGTTTAAGCCGGATAAGGGAGATACTTTTGGGAAGCGTCAGCGACGGCGTTATTCGAAACGCTTCATGCCCTGTCCTAGTGACTAAATAG